The Salvia miltiorrhiza cultivar Shanhuang (shh) chromosome 1, IMPLAD_Smil_shh, whole genome shotgun sequence genome has a window encoding:
- the LOC131015411 gene encoding deSI-like protein At4g17486 isoform X2: MQLFPFSSCLHRSHAEQTDVEKNQAMLFLNVYDLTPANNYLYWFGLGFYHSGIEVHGLEYAFGADVEPTTGVFEVEPRNCPGYVFRRSILLGSTDMSRSEICSFMDLISDQYQGNTYNLIYKNCNHFTDEVCHCLTGKRIPGWVNRLARIGSFIESVLPESAQTTPLRHFPESHFPESQMYSDGSDSDASSATEESEMEDVDRHVLISSHGNVGLSDRPQMRLAKDRL, translated from the exons ATGCAATTGTTTCCATTTTCATCCTGCTTACATAGATCACATGCCGAACAGACTGATGTAGAGAAAAATCAAGCGATGCTGTTCCTAAATGTATATGACCTCACTCCTGCTAACAACTATCTTTATTGGTTTGGACTTGGATTCTACCACTCGGGTATAGAAG TACACGGCTTGGAGTATGCCTTTGGAGCTGATGTGGAACCAACAACTGGAGTATTTGAGGTTGAACCAAGAAATTGCCCTGGTTATGTCTTTAGGCGCTCAATTCTTCTGGGCAGTACTGATATGTCTCGTTCAGAAATTTGCTCCTTCATGGATCTTATATCTGACCAATATCAAGGGAATACATACAATTTAATATATAAGAATTGCAATCATTTCACTGATGAAGTTTGCCACTGTCTAACTGGAAAACGTATCCCCGGCTGGGTGAACAGATTGGCTCGAATAG GTAGTTTTATTGAGTCTGTGCTGCCTGAAAGCGCCCAGACTACACCATTGAGACATTTTCCTGAAAGCCATTTTCCTGAAAGCCAAATGTACTCAG ATGGGAGCGATTCTGATGCATCATCTGCAACAGAAGAGAGTGAGATGGAGGATGTTGATCGCCATGTGCTTATCTCATCGCATGGTAACGTGGGACTTTCAGATAGACCACAGATGAGGCTAGCAAAAGATCGTCTTTAA
- the LOC131015411 gene encoding deSI-like protein At4g17486 isoform X1 produces the protein MQLFPFSSCLHRSHAEQTDVEKNQAMLFLNVYDLTPANNYLYWFGLGFYHSGIEVHGLEYAFGADVEPTTGVFEVEPRNCPGYVFRRSILLGSTDMSRSEICSFMDLISDQYQGNTYNLIYKNCNHFTDEVCHCLTGKRIPGWVNRLARIGSFIESVLPESAQTTPLRHFPESHFPESQMYSVDGSDSDASSATEESEMEDVDRHVLISSHGNVGLSDRPQMRLAKDRL, from the exons ATGCAATTGTTTCCATTTTCATCCTGCTTACATAGATCACATGCCGAACAGACTGATGTAGAGAAAAATCAAGCGATGCTGTTCCTAAATGTATATGACCTCACTCCTGCTAACAACTATCTTTATTGGTTTGGACTTGGATTCTACCACTCGGGTATAGAAG TACACGGCTTGGAGTATGCCTTTGGAGCTGATGTGGAACCAACAACTGGAGTATTTGAGGTTGAACCAAGAAATTGCCCTGGTTATGTCTTTAGGCGCTCAATTCTTCTGGGCAGTACTGATATGTCTCGTTCAGAAATTTGCTCCTTCATGGATCTTATATCTGACCAATATCAAGGGAATACATACAATTTAATATATAAGAATTGCAATCATTTCACTGATGAAGTTTGCCACTGTCTAACTGGAAAACGTATCCCCGGCTGGGTGAACAGATTGGCTCGAATAG GTAGTTTTATTGAGTCTGTGCTGCCTGAAAGCGCCCAGACTACACCATTGAGACATTTTCCTGAAAGCCATTTTCCTGAAAGCCAAATGTACTCAG TAGATGGGAGCGATTCTGATGCATCATCTGCAACAGAAGAGAGTGAGATGGAGGATGTTGATCGCCATGTGCTTATCTCATCGCATGGTAACGTGGGACTTTCAGATAGACCACAGATGAGGCTAGCAAAAGATCGTCTTTAA